The Bos javanicus breed banteng chromosome 18, ARS-OSU_banteng_1.0, whole genome shotgun sequence genome has a segment encoding these proteins:
- the LOC133230718 gene encoding zinc finger protein 227 isoform X2, which translates to MVENFQNLVSVGHVLFKADMVSQLETEEKLWTMERETQRNGHSSEIHSAVTSGSKIPNEMETLGKVMFKYLSCEELSCWQIWKHTTNDLTLQRKSSWFLQGDSLQVSEDENHIMNHKGDHFGCLENQEFLIPTAQASCGSRCLSESENPSRGRQMNVKNHLHVCEGFTKNSPLSDPGKTDAKQTPCKGERPHPCRVCGEGFSHGAVLPVHQKVDPGEKCSHLQTHQRIHPGGTVNKCPKSGDGFHQNSFHPHHSNPTGEKSYRCDSCGKAFGSSTGLIIHYRTHTGEKPYRCEACGKCFSQSSNFQCHQRVHTEEKPYKCEECGKGFGWSVNLRVHQRVHRGEKPYKCEECGKGFTQAAHYHIHQRVHTGEKPYKCDVCGKGFSHNSPLICHRRVHTGEKPYRCEACGKGFTRNTDLHIHFRVHTGEKPYICKECGKGFSQASNLQVHQNVHTGEKRFKCETCGKGFSQSSKLQTHQRVHTGEKPYRCDVCGKDFSYSSNLKLHQVIHTGEKPYTCEACGKGFSWRSNLHAHQRVHSGEKPYKCEACDKSFSQAIDFRVHQRVHTGEKPYKCGVCGKGFSQSSGLQSHQRVHTGEKPYKCDVCGKGFRYSSQFIYHQRGHTGEKPYKCEECGKGFGRSLNLRHHQRVHTGEKPHKCEECGKAFSLPSNLRVHLSVHTREKLFKCEDCGKGFSQSSRLQAHQRVHTGEKPYKCNICVLIVNGCWRISRKHSPGETKHGIFV; encoded by the exons GCAGCAAGATCCCAAATGAGATGGAGACTCTTGGGAAAGTCATGTTTAAATACCTCTCGTGTGAAGAACTGTCCTGCTGGCAAATCTGGAAACACACCACAAATGATTTAACTCTGCAAAGGAAGAGTTCCTGGTTCCTGCAAGGTGATTCTCTTCAAGTTTCTGAAGATGAGAACCATATAATGAATCATAAAGGAGATCACTTCGGTTGCCTTGAGAATCAGGAGTTTTTGATTCCGACAGCCCAGGCTTCCTGTGGGAGTAGGTGTCTGAGCGAGTCAGAGAATCCAAGCAGAGGTAGACAGATGAATGTGAAAAATCATCTGCATGTATGTGAAGGCTTCACAAAGAATTCACCGCTGAGCGATCCTGGTAAAACTGACGCAAAACAGACACCCTGCAAAGGAGAGAGACCGCATCCGTGCAGAGTGTGTGGGGAGGGCTTCAGTCATGGTGCAGTGCTCCCAGTTCATCAGAAGGTTGACCCTGGAGAAAAATGCTCCCATCTGCAGACTCATCAGAGAATTCACCCAGGAGGGACTGTCAATAAATGTCCTAAATCTGGCGATGGTTTCCATCAGAACTCCTTTCACCCCCATCACTCCAACCCCACAGGAGAAAAGTCCTACAGGTGTGACAGTTGTGGCAAGGCCTTTGGTAGCAGCACAGGCCTCATCATCCATTACCGGACGCACACAGGGGAGAAACCTTACAGATGCGAGGCGTGCGGCAAATGCTTCAGCCAGAGTTCCAATTTTCAGTGCCATCAGAGAGTCCACACGGAAGAGAAGCCCTACAAGTGTGAAGAGTGCGGCAAGGGCTTCGGCTGGAGCGTCAACCTCCGTGTTCACCAGCGGGTCCACAGGGGCGAGAAACCCTACAAGTGTGAGGAGTGCGGGAAGGGCTTCACGCAGGCCGCCCATTACCACATACACCAGAGGGTCCACACCGGGGAGAAGCCCTATAAGTGCGACGTCTGCGGCAAGGGGTTCAGTCACAACTCGCCTCTGATTTGCCACCGGCGCGTCCACACTGGTGAGAAGCCCTACCGGTGCGAGGCCTGCGGCAAAGGCTTCACCCGGAACACGGACCTCCACATCCACTTCCGCGTCCATACGGGGGAGAAGCCCTACATCTGCAAGGAGTGTGGGAAGGGCTTCAGTCAGGCTTCAAATCTTCAAGTCCACCAGAACGTCCACACTGGGGAGAAGCGGTTCAAGTGCGAGACATGCGGGAAGGGCTTCAGCCAGTCGTCCAAGCTCCAGACCCACCAGCGAGTCCACACCGGGGAGAAGCCCTACAGGTGCGACGTGTGTGGCAAGGACTTCAGTTACAGTTCCAATCTGAAGCTGCACCAGGTCATTCACACCGGAGAGAAACCATACACCTGCGAGGCATGCGGGAAGGGCTTCAGCTGGAGGTCCAACCTTCATGCTCATCAGCGAGTCCACTCGGGAGAGAAGCCCTACAAATGTGAGGCGTGTGACAAGAGCTTCAGTCAGGCCATAGACTTCCGGGTCCATCAGCGGGTCCACACAGGCGAGAAACCCTACAAGTGTGGTGTCTGTGGGAAGGGCTTCAGCCAGTCCTCGGGTCTTCAGTCCCATCAGAGGGTCCACACCGGGGAGAAGCCCTACAAATGCGATGTGTGTGGGAAGGGCTTCCGATACAGTTCCCAGTTTATTTACCACCAGAGGGGCCACACTGGCGAAAAGCCTTACAAGTGTGAGGAGTGCGGGAAAGGCTTTGGGCGGAGCCTGAACCTTCGCCACCACCAGAGGgtccacacaggagagaaaccccACAAGTGTGAGGAGTGCGGGAAGGCCTTCAGTCTCCCCTCCAATCTTCGAGTCCACCTGAGCGTCCACACCCGGGAGAAACTGTTTAAATGTGAGGATTGTGGGAAGGGCTTCAGTCAGAGTTCTCGGCTTCAAGCCCACCAGAGGGTCCACACAGGAGAAAAACCGTACAAGTGCAACATATGCG TGCTAATTGTTAACGGATGTTGGAGGATATCCAGAAAACATTCACCTGGAGAAACAAAGCATGGGATTTTTGTGTGa
- the LOC133230718 gene encoding zinc finger protein 227 isoform X3: MVSQLETEEKLWTMERETQRNGHSSEIHSAVTSGSKIPNEMETLGKVMFKYLSCEELSCWQIWKHTTNDLTLQRKSSWFLQGDSLQVSEDENHIMNHKGDHFGCLENQEFLIPTAQASCGSRCLSESENPSRGRQMNVKNHLHVCEGFTKNSPLSDPGKTDAKQTPCKGERPHPCRVCGEGFSHGAVLPVHQKVDPGEKCSHLQTHQRIHPGGTVNKCPKSGDGFHQNSFHPHHSNPTGEKSYRCDSCGKAFGSSTGLIIHYRTHTGEKPYRCEACGKCFSQSSNFQCHQRVHTEEKPYKCEECGKGFGWSVNLRVHQRVHRGEKPYKCEECGKGFTQAAHYHIHQRVHTGEKPYKCDVCGKGFSHNSPLICHRRVHTGEKPYRCEACGKGFTRNTDLHIHFRVHTGEKPYICKECGKGFSQASNLQVHQNVHTGEKRFKCETCGKGFSQSSKLQTHQRVHTGEKPYRCDVCGKDFSYSSNLKLHQVIHTGEKPYTCEACGKGFSWRSNLHAHQRVHSGEKPYKCEACDKSFSQAIDFRVHQRVHTGEKPYKCGVCGKGFSQSSGLQSHQRVHTGEKPYKCDVCGKGFRYSSQFIYHQRGHTGEKPYKCEECGKGFGRSLNLRHHQRVHTGEKPHKCEECGKAFSLPSNLRVHLSVHTREKLFKCEDCGKGFSQSSRLQAHQRVHTGEKPYKCNICVLIVNGCWRISRKHSPGETKHGIFV, encoded by the exons GCAGCAAGATCCCAAATGAGATGGAGACTCTTGGGAAAGTCATGTTTAAATACCTCTCGTGTGAAGAACTGTCCTGCTGGCAAATCTGGAAACACACCACAAATGATTTAACTCTGCAAAGGAAGAGTTCCTGGTTCCTGCAAGGTGATTCTCTTCAAGTTTCTGAAGATGAGAACCATATAATGAATCATAAAGGAGATCACTTCGGTTGCCTTGAGAATCAGGAGTTTTTGATTCCGACAGCCCAGGCTTCCTGTGGGAGTAGGTGTCTGAGCGAGTCAGAGAATCCAAGCAGAGGTAGACAGATGAATGTGAAAAATCATCTGCATGTATGTGAAGGCTTCACAAAGAATTCACCGCTGAGCGATCCTGGTAAAACTGACGCAAAACAGACACCCTGCAAAGGAGAGAGACCGCATCCGTGCAGAGTGTGTGGGGAGGGCTTCAGTCATGGTGCAGTGCTCCCAGTTCATCAGAAGGTTGACCCTGGAGAAAAATGCTCCCATCTGCAGACTCATCAGAGAATTCACCCAGGAGGGACTGTCAATAAATGTCCTAAATCTGGCGATGGTTTCCATCAGAACTCCTTTCACCCCCATCACTCCAACCCCACAGGAGAAAAGTCCTACAGGTGTGACAGTTGTGGCAAGGCCTTTGGTAGCAGCACAGGCCTCATCATCCATTACCGGACGCACACAGGGGAGAAACCTTACAGATGCGAGGCGTGCGGCAAATGCTTCAGCCAGAGTTCCAATTTTCAGTGCCATCAGAGAGTCCACACGGAAGAGAAGCCCTACAAGTGTGAAGAGTGCGGCAAGGGCTTCGGCTGGAGCGTCAACCTCCGTGTTCACCAGCGGGTCCACAGGGGCGAGAAACCCTACAAGTGTGAGGAGTGCGGGAAGGGCTTCACGCAGGCCGCCCATTACCACATACACCAGAGGGTCCACACCGGGGAGAAGCCCTATAAGTGCGACGTCTGCGGCAAGGGGTTCAGTCACAACTCGCCTCTGATTTGCCACCGGCGCGTCCACACTGGTGAGAAGCCCTACCGGTGCGAGGCCTGCGGCAAAGGCTTCACCCGGAACACGGACCTCCACATCCACTTCCGCGTCCATACGGGGGAGAAGCCCTACATCTGCAAGGAGTGTGGGAAGGGCTTCAGTCAGGCTTCAAATCTTCAAGTCCACCAGAACGTCCACACTGGGGAGAAGCGGTTCAAGTGCGAGACATGCGGGAAGGGCTTCAGCCAGTCGTCCAAGCTCCAGACCCACCAGCGAGTCCACACCGGGGAGAAGCCCTACAGGTGCGACGTGTGTGGCAAGGACTTCAGTTACAGTTCCAATCTGAAGCTGCACCAGGTCATTCACACCGGAGAGAAACCATACACCTGCGAGGCATGCGGGAAGGGCTTCAGCTGGAGGTCCAACCTTCATGCTCATCAGCGAGTCCACTCGGGAGAGAAGCCCTACAAATGTGAGGCGTGTGACAAGAGCTTCAGTCAGGCCATAGACTTCCGGGTCCATCAGCGGGTCCACACAGGCGAGAAACCCTACAAGTGTGGTGTCTGTGGGAAGGGCTTCAGCCAGTCCTCGGGTCTTCAGTCCCATCAGAGGGTCCACACCGGGGAGAAGCCCTACAAATGCGATGTGTGTGGGAAGGGCTTCCGATACAGTTCCCAGTTTATTTACCACCAGAGGGGCCACACTGGCGAAAAGCCTTACAAGTGTGAGGAGTGCGGGAAAGGCTTTGGGCGGAGCCTGAACCTTCGCCACCACCAGAGGgtccacacaggagagaaaccccACAAGTGTGAGGAGTGCGGGAAGGCCTTCAGTCTCCCCTCCAATCTTCGAGTCCACCTGAGCGTCCACACCCGGGAGAAACTGTTTAAATGTGAGGATTGTGGGAAGGGCTTCAGTCAGAGTTCTCGGCTTCAAGCCCACCAGAGGGTCCACACAGGAGAAAAACCGTACAAGTGCAACATATGCG TGCTAATTGTTAACGGATGTTGGAGGATATCCAGAAAACATTCACCTGGAGAAACAAAGCATGGGATTTTTGTGTGa